A window of the Enterobacteriaceae bacterium 4M9 genome harbors these coding sequences:
- a CDS encoding DUF2076 domain-containing protein, protein MAQTILIQKTAIKQLNARVEAPEALRQHNLSKLAQRTQTNGGLLAGLFGGSESRPPTYAARSADSRQSVLSDPRATRLRHHRANAGGTSTVDL, encoded by the coding sequence ATGGCGCAAACCATTCTGATTCAGAAAACGGCGATAAAACAACTGAATGCCCGCGTGGAGGCTCCTGAAGCACTGCGGCAGCACAACCTAAGCAAGCTGGCGCAACGTACGCAGACTAATGGCGGCTTGCTCGCTGGGCTTTTCGGCGGCAGTGAATCGCGCCCGCCAACATACGCGGCGCGGTCTGCCGATAGCAGGCAGTCAGTCTTATCAGACCCGCGGGCAACACGGTTACGACACCACAGAGCAAATGCAGGTGGCACCAGTACAGTGGATTTATAG
- a CDS encoding DUF2076 domain-containing protein, translating into MMQSEEQRLKDGLFARLAQAENDSAPRDATAESQTMNTCTSSAL; encoded by the coding sequence ATGATGCAATCTGAAGAACAACGCCTGAAAGACGGTCTGTTTGCTCGCCTGGCACAGGCAGAAAATGACAGCGCACCGCGTGATGCCACAGCCGAATCACAAACAATGAACACCTGCACCAGCAGTGCCTTATGA
- the aroL gene encoding shikimate kinase AroL: MTQPLFLVGARGCGKTTSGQALSVALGLRFIDTDRWLQHEAGMSVAQIVEREGWAGFRTLESQALHAVTAPDTVIATGGGMVLAAENRRFMREHGTVIYLCAPAQELARRLEAFPEEGLRPTLTGRAISDEVAQVLAERDALYRDAAHIIVDASRPPEQVVEYIQQALTSTSSPLLAE; this comes from the coding sequence ATGACTCAACCCCTGTTTTTAGTCGGCGCCCGCGGCTGCGGCAAGACAACGTCAGGTCAGGCGTTATCTGTTGCACTGGGTTTGCGCTTTATCGATACCGACAGGTGGCTGCAACACGAAGCGGGCATGAGTGTGGCACAAATCGTCGAGCGTGAGGGCTGGGCTGGGTTTCGCACCCTGGAAAGCCAGGCTCTGCATGCGGTGACGGCTCCCGACACCGTTATTGCAACCGGTGGTGGCATGGTGCTGGCTGCGGAAAATCGCCGCTTTATGCGCGAGCATGGCACCGTTATTTATCTGTGTGCACCGGCGCAAGAGCTGGCACGGCGTCTGGAGGCATTCCCGGAAGAAGGTTTGCGCCCAACGTTGACGGGCCGCGCTATCAGTGATGAAGTCGCCCAGGTACTGGCCGAGCGCGATGCGCTTTACCGCGATGCCGCCCATATCATTGTTGATGCTTCACGCCCACCAGAGCAGGTTGTTGAGTATATTCAGC